A region of Actinomycetota bacterium DNA encodes the following proteins:
- the leuD gene encoding 3-isopropylmalate dehydratase small subunit codes for MEPVTIVEGRVSVLRRADVDTDQIIPKQFLKRIERTGFGEFLFYDWVRSGEITLEPNPILVAGRNFGCGSSREHAPWALQDFGFRAIVAPSFADI; via the coding sequence ATGGAGCCGGTCACCATCGTCGAGGGCAGGGTCTCGGTCCTGCGGCGCGCGGACGTCGACACCGACCAGATCATCCCGAAGCAGTTCCTGAAGCGGATCGAGCGGACGGGGTTCGGAGAGTTCCTCTTCTATGACTGGGTGAGGTCGGGAGAGATCACGCTGGAGCCGAACCCGATCCTGGTCGCCGGACGCAACTTCGGGTGCGGGTCGTCACGTGAGCACGCACCGTGGGCCCTCCAGGACTTCGGCTTCCGGGCGATCGTCGCACCCAGCTTCGCCGACATCT
- a CDS encoding XRE family transcriptional regulator codes for MAVRTAESVGSRVRALRESMGLSLRDLSQRAGVSAPMLSQVERGETSPTLTVAGRIASGLGLSLSQLLRLDEEPLVAVVRAGRGRTTRREGHRYTELTPGLPGQPTLVSVHALAGGSRTSGPPLHSPGSRETAVVQRGSVVLVIAGDRYELQEGDAVTFDADLQHHFENPGSREAEFVSVVTAPARGG; via the coding sequence ATGGCTGTCCGAACGGCGGAGAGCGTGGGGTCACGGGTCCGGGCGCTGCGGGAGTCGATGGGGCTCTCGCTGCGGGACCTGTCCCAGCGTGCCGGCGTGTCCGCGCCGATGCTCTCGCAGGTCGAACGCGGGGAGACGTCGCCGACGCTGACGGTCGCCGGACGGATCGCGTCCGGGCTCGGGCTCTCGCTCTCCCAGCTGCTGCGGTTGGACGAGGAGCCGCTCGTCGCGGTCGTCCGAGCAGGGCGCGGGAGGACCACCCGTCGCGAAGGTCACCGCTACACGGAGCTCACCCCGGGGCTCCCGGGCCAGCCGACGCTCGTCTCCGTCCACGCACTGGCCGGCGGCTCCCGTACGTCCGGGCCGCCGCTGCACTCGCCCGGGAGCCGGGAGACGGCGGTCGTGCAGCGGGGTTCGGTGGTCCTGGTCATCGCGGGCGACCGGTACGAGCTCCAGGAGGGGGACGCCGTGACCTTCGACGCCGACCTGCAGCATCACTTCGAGAACCCCGGGAGCCGAGAGGCCGAGTTCGTGTCGGTCGTGACGGCTCCAGCGCGAGGAGGCTGA
- the leuC gene encoding 3-isopropylmalate dehydratase large subunit, whose amino-acid sequence MPRTLVDKIWDSHEVRDGLIYIDLHLVHEVTSPQAFEGLRLAGRRVRRPDRTLATADHNVPTDGTPAARLITDRLSRIQVETLERNCAEFGIPIFSLGSDRQGIVHVIGPELGVTQPGMTIVCGDSHTATHGAFGALAFGIGTSEVEHVLATQCLVQRRPKTMRVLYEGKLGRYVRAKDLILATIGRLGTDGFAGHAVEFAGETIEAMSMEGRMTICNMTIEGGGRAGLVAPDDTTFEYLDGRPAAPSDMGAAIERWRRLPTDPGATFDREVTIDASDVAPMVTWGTTPAMVAEVTGRVPDPSDRPDPGLAERALSYMGLEPGTPLTDIPLDRVFIGSCTNSRISDLRAAAAVVEGQRVAPTVRAMVVPGSAQVKVQAEQEGLDRVFTAAGFEWRGAGCSMCLGMNPDTLDPQERCASTSNRNFEGRQGAGGRTHLCSPEMAAAAAIEGRFVDLREWA is encoded by the coding sequence ATGCCACGGACGCTCGTAGACAAGATCTGGGACTCCCACGAGGTGCGGGACGGTCTGATCTACATCGACCTGCACCTCGTGCACGAGGTCACCTCCCCCCAGGCCTTCGAGGGCCTGCGACTGGCCGGACGCCGCGTGCGTCGCCCGGACCGAACCCTCGCCACGGCCGACCACAACGTGCCGACGGACGGCACCCCCGCCGCCCGGCTGATCACGGACCGGTTGTCGCGCATCCAGGTCGAGACGCTCGAGCGCAACTGCGCCGAGTTCGGCATCCCGATCTTCTCGCTGGGGTCGGACCGGCAGGGGATCGTCCACGTGATCGGTCCCGAGCTCGGCGTGACTCAGCCCGGGATGACGATCGTCTGCGGCGACAGCCACACGGCCACGCACGGCGCGTTCGGAGCGCTCGCGTTCGGGATCGGCACGAGCGAGGTCGAGCACGTGCTCGCGACGCAGTGCCTCGTCCAGCGCCGGCCGAAGACGATGCGCGTGCTCTACGAGGGCAAGCTGGGCCGGTACGTGCGGGCGAAGGACCTGATCCTCGCCACCATCGGACGCCTGGGCACGGACGGCTTCGCCGGTCACGCGGTCGAGTTCGCCGGGGAGACGATCGAGGCCATGTCGATGGAGGGCCGCATGACGATCTGCAACATGACCATCGAGGGCGGTGGGAGGGCCGGCCTGGTCGCCCCGGACGACACCACCTTCGAGTACCTGGACGGCCGCCCCGCGGCGCCCTCCGACATGGGCGCGGCCATCGAGCGGTGGCGGCGGCTCCCGACGGACCCGGGCGCCACCTTCGACCGGGAGGTGACCATCGACGCTTCGGACGTGGCTCCCATGGTGACCTGGGGCACGACCCCGGCCATGGTGGCCGAGGTCACGGGGCGCGTGCCGGACCCGTCCGACCGCCCGGACCCTGGTCTGGCCGAGCGCGCTCTCTCTTACATGGGCTTGGAGCCGGGCACCCCCCTGACGGACATCCCCCTCGACCGCGTCTTCATCGGGTCCTGCACGAACTCGCGGATCTCCGACCTGCGCGCCGCGGCGGCGGTCGTCGAGGGACAGCGGGTCGCGCCCACCGTGCGGGCGATGGTCGTCCCGGGCTCGGCGCAGGTGAAGGTCCAAGCGGAGCAGGAGGGACTCGACCGTGTCTTCACCGCGGCCGGGTTCGAGTGGAGGGGAGCCGGCTGCTCCATGTGCCTGGGCATGAACCCCGACACGCTCGATCCGCAGGAGCGTTGTGCGTCCACCTCCAACCGCAACTTCGAGGGACGCCAGGGAGCGGGCGGTCGTACCCACCTCTGCAGCCCCGAGATGGCCGCGGCGGCCGCCATCGAGGGCCGTTTCGTCGACCTGAGGGAGTGGGCCTGA
- a CDS encoding VTT domain-containing protein, producing the protein MNEPEEQRLAEEMELPASVPHMTRRRLSDGQAVAALILFLIFRAITQRVGFGFLPRLLASPFPWVLPLLNNTMLILIAVGTEVRGNTGMLIASGIASVAMSLVSGLVLYWAGYRFGPELAVRAEKEGSMWASLWNPKQVARAHAWIERYGFGAVVIGRMVEWLVTPVVLVAGSTRMSIRKFLPAYLIGSVGFAATFLWLGGRAGDRWPWLPDRIKAFGAWSLRITLALLVLMAIAAVLSKKQDGPKDAAPTEGSPPA; encoded by the coding sequence ATGAACGAGCCCGAGGAGCAGCGCCTGGCCGAGGAGATGGAACTCCCGGCGTCCGTGCCGCACATGACGCGTCGCCGCCTGTCCGACGGCCAGGCGGTCGCCGCCCTCATCCTCTTCCTCATCTTCCGTGCCATCACCCAACGGGTCGGGTTCGGTTTCCTGCCGCGCCTGCTCGCATCGCCGTTCCCATGGGTTCTGCCGCTCCTGAACAACACGATGCTCATCCTCATCGCGGTCGGCACCGAGGTCCGCGGGAACACCGGGATGCTGATCGCCTCGGGCATCGCCTCCGTCGCGATGTCGCTCGTGTCCGGGCTCGTCCTGTACTGGGCCGGGTACCGGTTCGGTCCCGAGCTGGCCGTGCGGGCGGAGAAGGAGGGGTCGATGTGGGCCTCCCTGTGGAACCCGAAGCAGGTCGCCCGCGCGCACGCGTGGATCGAGAGGTACGGGTTCGGGGCCGTCGTCATCGGCCGCATGGTTGAGTGGCTCGTGACCCCCGTCGTGCTCGTCGCGGGCAGCACACGGATGTCGATACGGAAGTTCCTGCCCGCCTACCTGATCGGATCGGTGGGGTTCGCCGCCACCTTCCTGTGGCTGGGTGGGCGCGCCGGCGACCGGTGGCCCTGGCTCCCGGACCGCATAAAGGCCTTCGGCGCGTGGAGCCTGCGGATCACGCTCGCCCTGCTGGTCCTGATGGCGATCGCGGCGGTCCTGTCCAAGAAGCAGGACGGCCCGAAGGACGCGGCCCCAACCGAGGGGAGCCCGCCGGCCTGA